The proteins below come from a single Zhouia spongiae genomic window:
- a CDS encoding aspartate aminotransferase family protein, which translates to MKLFDVYPLYDITPVRGDNVYVYDEKGQQYLDLYGGHAVISIGHSHPHYTEKLNEQLHKLGFYSNAVKNPLQQELADKLGNLSGCDNYQLFLCNSGAEANENALKLASFVTGKSRVIAFNNAFHGRTSAAVAATDNKNINAPINSQHDVSFLPLNQLHSLDYELVKGDVCAVIIEPIQGVGGLDEPTTKFLKGAQELCKKHGALLVLDEVQSGYGRSGKFFAFQHHNIEPDIIAMAKGMGNGFPVGGILIHPSIEAKYGMLGTTFGGNHLACAAGIAVLDVLKENNLITHATEIAAYFTEKAKNLPHLKQIKGRGLMIGLEFEFEVADLRKKLIYEKRIFTGGAGNKNLLRILPPLTVQKEHIDLFIEALYDVIDNK; encoded by the coding sequence ATGAAATTATTCGACGTTTATCCACTGTATGACATCACTCCTGTGAGGGGAGATAATGTTTATGTCTACGACGAAAAAGGACAACAATATCTCGACCTCTATGGAGGCCATGCTGTAATCTCTATCGGGCATTCGCATCCGCATTATACAGAGAAACTAAATGAACAGCTACATAAGCTCGGTTTTTATTCTAATGCCGTCAAAAACCCGTTGCAGCAAGAATTGGCAGATAAATTAGGTAACCTTTCGGGCTGTGACAATTATCAATTGTTTTTGTGCAACTCCGGGGCTGAAGCCAATGAAAACGCATTAAAGCTAGCGTCGTTTGTTACCGGAAAAAGCAGGGTGATTGCCTTTAACAATGCTTTTCATGGTAGAACCTCAGCAGCCGTTGCCGCTACAGATAATAAAAACATAAACGCACCCATAAATAGCCAGCACGACGTTTCCTTCCTTCCTTTAAACCAACTTCACTCTTTAGATTATGAATTAGTCAAAGGAGACGTATGTGCGGTTATTATTGAACCTATCCAGGGTGTCGGAGGTCTTGATGAGCCTACAACCAAGTTTTTAAAAGGCGCTCAGGAATTATGTAAAAAACACGGTGCTTTACTCGTATTGGACGAGGTTCAGTCCGGATACGGCAGAAGCGGGAAGTTCTTCGCTTTTCAGCATCATAATATCGAACCCGATATTATAGCCATGGCCAAAGGAATGGGAAATGGGTTCCCAGTGGGCGGTATTCTTATTCATCCTTCCATAGAAGCCAAATACGGAATGCTTGGCACCACCTTCGGAGGAAATCATTTGGCTTGTGCGGCAGGTATTGCCGTTTTAGATGTATTAAAAGAAAATAACCTTATAACACATGCCACTGAAATAGCTGCATACTTTACAGAAAAAGCCAAGAATCTTCCTCATCTGAAACAAATAAAAGGTCGTGGTTTAATGATCGGACTCGAATTCGAATTTGAAGTAGCTGATTTACGTAAAAAACTCATCTACGAAAAACGTATCTTTACAGGAGGTGCCGGCAATAAAAATTTACTCCGGATTCTTCCGCCTTTAACTGTTCAGAAAGAGCATATAGATCTCTTTATAGAAGCACTTTACGATGTCATTGATAATAAATAA
- the proC gene encoding pyrroline-5-carboxylate reductase, which translates to MKVAVIGAGNLGLSIAKGLITTNAITTLFLTKRNKESIKEYEEYKNVFVTDNNREAVQNSDIIIFAVQPAQFESILLEIKDLLHQNHVLISTITGFKIPRIEALIGSDHYIIRSMPNTAISVGKSMTCLCANEKGKKRIDLAKAIFNRLGTSISIPEHQMQAATVICASGIAFWMRLIRATTQGAIQLGFDAAEAQEMAMQTCAGAAGLLIQTGNHPEQEIDKVTTPRGCTIEGLNEMEHQGLSSSLIKGIVTSFEKINQIAK; encoded by the coding sequence ATGAAAGTAGCTGTTATAGGCGCAGGAAATCTGGGGTTATCAATCGCAAAGGGACTGATAACCACTAATGCTATCACTACATTGTTTCTCACCAAGAGAAACAAAGAAAGCATCAAGGAATACGAAGAATACAAAAATGTTTTTGTAACGGACAACAATAGAGAAGCTGTTCAAAACTCAGACATTATAATCTTTGCTGTTCAGCCTGCCCAGTTCGAATCTATCCTTTTAGAAATAAAAGACCTGTTGCACCAGAACCATGTATTGATCTCTACCATTACAGGATTTAAAATCCCAAGAATAGAAGCTCTTATCGGATCTGATCATTACATTATCAGGAGCATGCCTAACACAGCCATTTCGGTTGGAAAATCCATGACCTGTTTATGTGCTAATGAAAAAGGAAAAAAACGTATTGACCTGGCTAAGGCAATCTTTAACCGTTTGGGGACATCGATCTCAATTCCTGAACACCAAATGCAGGCAGCTACCGTAATCTGTGCCAGCGGGATAGCCTTTTGGATGCGGCTGATCAGGGCAACAACCCAAGGAGCCATTCAATTAGGTTTCGATGCGGCTGAAGCTCAGGAAATGGCCATGCAAACCTGTGCCGGAGCTGCCGGTTTATTGATCCAGACCGGTAACCATCCCGAACAAGAGATCGATAAAGTTACAACTCCCCGGGGCTGTACCATTGAAGGTCTGAATGAAATGGAACATCAGGGACTCAGCTCCTCATTGATAAAAGGGATTGTGACCTCTTTTGAAAAAATTAATCAAATAGCTAAATAG
- a CDS encoding GNAT family N-acetyltransferase: MQVVIANNSHIQYAQIICDTIEDSAKQRGTGIAKRTTEYIVTKIQNGNAVIALDGETFAGFCYIETWGHEKYVANSGLIVHPDFRGHGLATKIKKKVFEHSRNKFPEAKIFGITTGLAVMKINYDLGYEPVTFSELTDDPAFWNGCQTCKNYDILTRTDRKMCLCTGMLYDPADKEHNHKHSYNKKVFKRLKSIKQNIFLKKEKKKK; the protein is encoded by the coding sequence ATGCAGGTAGTTATTGCCAACAACTCGCATATTCAATATGCACAAATCATTTGTGATACTATTGAAGATTCTGCTAAGCAAAGAGGAACAGGAATTGCCAAGCGAACCACCGAGTATATCGTTACCAAAATACAAAATGGTAATGCTGTAATTGCATTGGACGGAGAGACCTTTGCCGGTTTTTGCTACATAGAAACCTGGGGGCATGAAAAATATGTTGCCAATTCAGGACTGATTGTACACCCTGATTTTAGAGGCCATGGACTAGCCACTAAAATAAAGAAAAAGGTTTTTGAACACAGCAGAAATAAATTTCCAGAAGCCAAGATATTTGGAATCACTACCGGTTTGGCCGTAATGAAAATCAATTACGATCTGGGGTATGAACCGGTTACCTTTTCTGAACTCACTGATGATCCGGCCTTTTGGAACGGATGCCAGACTTGTAAAAATTACGATATCTTAACAAGGACAGACAGAAAAATGTGCCTGTGTACCGGTATGTTGTATGATCCTGCTGATAAAGAACATAATCACAAACATTCGTATAACAAGAAAGTTTTTAAAAGATTAAAGAGTATTAAACAAAATATTTTCCTTAAAAAAGAAAAAAAGAAAAAATGA
- the pabB gene encoding aminodeoxychorismate synthase component I, producing the protein MYRKTVKFTPEDIEVFKDKLLSWAQQFEEVAWLDSNNYHRRYSSFDSIMAFDALTSIQTDTYDAFEKLKEYQSVSHDWLFGYLSYDLKNDVENLKSGNFDGLEFPDLYFFQPKKIVTIKEGVAEFHYLPMVDDEVEADYEEINSFQESSTYETGNTGDVKIKLRIHKEEYMAKVKKMLDYIHRGDIYEASFCQEFYAEDTELAPLRSYKHLNEISKPPFATYLKIRDQYLLSASPERYLRKEGSKVLSQPIKGTAKRAQFLKADVQLVNSLRNNPKERSENIMIVDLVRNDLSRVAKKGTVEVEELCKVYTFEQVHQLISTVKAIVPDETNPIDIIKATFPMGSMTGAPKISAMKIIEELEETKRGLYSGTVGYFTPVGDFDFNVVIRSILYNATKKYISYSVGGAITARSIPEKEYEECLIKAKAMREVLEGKLNNQKV; encoded by the coding sequence ATGTATAGAAAAACTGTAAAATTTACTCCGGAAGATATAGAGGTTTTTAAGGATAAACTTTTGTCTTGGGCACAGCAATTTGAAGAGGTGGCCTGGCTGGATAGCAATAATTATCACAGGCGGTACAGTTCTTTTGACAGTATAATGGCATTTGATGCCCTGACTTCTATACAAACGGATACATATGATGCTTTTGAAAAACTCAAAGAGTACCAATCCGTCTCACACGACTGGTTGTTTGGTTACCTTTCTTATGATTTAAAAAATGACGTTGAAAATTTAAAGTCAGGTAATTTTGACGGGCTGGAATTTCCGGATCTTTATTTTTTTCAGCCTAAAAAGATTGTTACCATAAAAGAGGGGGTGGCAGAATTTCATTATTTACCAATGGTCGACGATGAGGTAGAAGCAGATTACGAAGAAATTAATTCGTTTCAGGAAAGCAGTACTTATGAAACCGGAAATACGGGAGATGTAAAAATCAAATTGCGGATCCATAAAGAAGAATATATGGCTAAAGTAAAAAAGATGCTGGATTATATTCATCGGGGAGATATTTACGAAGCCAGTTTTTGCCAGGAATTTTATGCGGAAGATACGGAACTAGCTCCCCTCAGAAGCTATAAGCACTTAAATGAAATTTCAAAACCTCCGTTTGCAACCTATCTTAAAATAAGGGATCAGTATTTGTTATCGGCATCGCCTGAACGATATCTGAGAAAAGAAGGGAGCAAGGTGCTTTCCCAGCCCATTAAAGGAACCGCCAAAAGGGCACAGTTTTTAAAAGCTGATGTACAGTTGGTAAATTCGTTGAGAAATAACCCGAAAGAGCGTTCTGAGAATATAATGATCGTAGACCTTGTCAGAAATGACCTGTCGAGGGTTGCCAAAAAAGGAACGGTGGAAGTAGAAGAACTTTGCAAGGTATACACCTTCGAACAGGTACATCAACTCATATCCACAGTGAAAGCTATTGTCCCTGATGAAACGAACCCAATAGATATAATTAAAGCAACTTTTCCTATGGGAAGCATGACAGGAGCGCCTAAAATTTCAGCTATGAAAATTATTGAAGAACTTGAAGAAACTAAAAGAGGGCTTTATAGTGGAACCGTGGGGTATTTTACTCCCGTTGGCGATTTTGATTTTAATGTTGTGATAAGAAGTATTCTTTACAACGCAACAAAAAAATATATTTCGTATTCAGTGGGAGGTGCCATTACAGCGAGATCGATTCCAGAAAAAGAATATGAAGAATGCCTTATAAAAGCAAAGGCCATGCGTGAGGTATTGGAAGGGAAGTTAAATAATCAAAAAGTGTAA
- a CDS encoding N-acetylornithine carbamoyltransferase: MEHFLDLDDIPNIDQLINEAINLKKAPYAFEQLGKHKTIGLLFFNSSLRTRLSTQKAAQNLGMKTMVLNVSSDSWGLEFEDGAVMNTNKAEHVREAAAVISQYVDIMAIRAFPTLCDKEKDEQEQVLKSFQKYASVPILNMESATGHPLQALADAITITELKQKQKPKVVLSWAPHPKALPHAVPNSFAKMMQRLDVDFVITHPKGYELNPEVTKDIPITYDQEKALKDADFVYVKNWSSYKNYGEVESIDEKWMMNSAKLGNAKFMHCLPVRRNVIVTDEVLNSNQSVVIEQANNRTYAAQVVLKNILESL; this comes from the coding sequence ATGGAACATTTTTTAGACCTGGACGATATTCCAAACATAGATCAGTTAATTAACGAGGCCATCAACTTGAAAAAAGCCCCTTATGCATTCGAGCAACTCGGAAAGCACAAAACCATCGGGCTCCTTTTCTTTAACTCAAGCCTCCGTACGCGGTTAAGTACTCAAAAAGCTGCTCAAAATCTGGGAATGAAGACAATGGTCTTAAATGTTTCGTCTGATAGTTGGGGCTTAGAATTTGAAGATGGTGCCGTTATGAACACCAATAAAGCTGAGCATGTAAGAGAAGCTGCTGCCGTTATCTCACAATATGTAGATATAATGGCTATTCGTGCCTTCCCTACGTTATGTGATAAAGAGAAAGACGAGCAGGAACAAGTACTGAAAAGTTTTCAAAAATACGCTTCAGTTCCAATTTTAAATATGGAAAGTGCAACCGGGCATCCATTACAGGCCCTGGCTGATGCTATCACCATTACAGAGTTAAAACAAAAGCAAAAACCGAAGGTTGTTTTATCGTGGGCACCACATCCGAAGGCCTTACCACATGCTGTTCCTAATTCTTTTGCTAAAATGATGCAACGTCTCGACGTAGACTTTGTTATCACACACCCAAAAGGATACGAACTAAATCCTGAGGTTACAAAAGATATCCCTATAACATATGATCAGGAAAAGGCGCTAAAAGATGCCGACTTCGTTTATGTCAAGAACTGGAGTTCATATAAAAATTACGGAGAAGTAGAATCTATTGATGAAAAATGGATGATGAACAGTGCGAAACTGGGGAATGCTAAATTCATGCACTGTTTGCCGGTTCGAAGAAACGTAATTGTTACTGACGAGGTACTTAACAGCAATCAATCGGTAGTTATCGAGCAGGCTAATAACAGAACTTATGCTGCCCAAGTGGTATTAAAGAATATTTTAGAGAGTCTATAG
- a CDS encoding argininosuccinate synthase, which yields MKKLVLAYSGGLDTSYCAKYLSEEEGFDVHAVSVNTGGFSKEEIRNIESKAKVLGVSSYTSIDAVQTFYDEVVKYLIYGNVLKNNTYPLSVSAERIVQAIEIIKYAKKIDAKYIAHGSTGAGNDQVRFDMIFQIIAPEIEIITPIRDKKLSRQEEIEYLSGKGVNMEWSKAKYSINKGLWGTSVGGEETLTSHLPLPDEAYPSQLTSMGSQKVKLTFNKGELTAIDGKKGKAVENIEKLNEIASVYAIGRDIHVGDTIIGIKGRVGFEAAAPIIIIKAHHTLEKHVLTKWQQHHKEYLANWYGMLLHEGQFLDEAMRNIEAFLTDSQKNVSGDVWVSLHPYRFVIDGIKSDHDLMSAKFGAYGEMNKGWTADDAKGFIKIMSNSAKIHQAVNQN from the coding sequence ATGAAGAAATTAGTTTTAGCCTATAGCGGAGGATTAGACACCTCGTATTGCGCCAAGTATTTATCTGAAGAAGAAGGATTTGATGTTCATGCTGTTAGTGTTAATACAGGAGGGTTCAGTAAAGAAGAAATCCGGAACATCGAAAGTAAGGCCAAAGTGCTTGGGGTTTCGTCGTACACCTCTATAGACGCAGTACAAACTTTTTACGATGAAGTTGTAAAATACCTTATTTACGGCAATGTTCTTAAAAACAACACTTATCCGCTCTCTGTAAGCGCCGAAAGAATCGTTCAGGCAATAGAGATCATAAAGTATGCAAAAAAAATCGATGCAAAGTATATTGCCCACGGAAGTACCGGTGCCGGTAACGATCAGGTCAGGTTTGATATGATTTTTCAAATTATCGCTCCCGAGATCGAGATCATAACTCCGATCAGGGACAAGAAACTTTCAAGACAGGAAGAAATAGAATACCTGTCCGGCAAAGGGGTTAACATGGAATGGTCCAAAGCCAAGTATTCCATCAACAAAGGCTTATGGGGCACCAGCGTAGGTGGTGAAGAAACTCTTACTTCTCACCTTCCGCTACCTGACGAGGCATACCCCAGCCAATTAACCAGTATGGGATCTCAAAAAGTAAAACTTACGTTTAATAAAGGCGAATTGACTGCCATTGACGGCAAAAAAGGGAAAGCTGTAGAGAATATTGAAAAATTAAACGAAATAGCTTCTGTCTATGCAATTGGAAGAGATATTCATGTAGGTGATACCATTATTGGAATTAAGGGAAGAGTAGGTTTTGAGGCCGCCGCTCCCATTATCATTATTAAAGCACATCATACGCTTGAGAAACATGTATTAACCAAATGGCAACAACATCATAAAGAGTATTTAGCCAACTGGTATGGTATGTTATTGCATGAAGGGCAATTTTTAGATGAAGCCATGAGAAACATTGAGGCTTTCTTAACCGATTCACAAAAGAATGTGTCGGGCGATGTCTGGGTAAGTTTGCATCCGTACAGATTTGTTATAGATGGTATTAAATCTGATCATGATCTGATGAGCGCCAAATTCGGGGCATACGGTGAAATGAACAAAGGCTGGACTGCCGATGATGCTAAAGGCTTTATAAAAATAATGTCTAATTCTGCTAAAATACACCAGGCAGTAAATCAGAATTAA
- the argC gene encoding N-acetyl-gamma-glutamyl-phosphate reductase encodes MIKAGIIGGSGYTGGELIRLLLNHPQATIDFVFSTTRAGKPLSDAHEDLLGLSDIKFTGEINPEIDVLFLCLGHGNSSSFLNNYKFSENTKIIDLSNDFRLQNDASFNGMEFVYGLPELNKEKIKSAKQLANPGCFATAIQLALLPLAADKRLQQEIHVNAVTGSTGAGVSPSATSHFSWRNNNISWYKPFTHQHLGEIGESLASLQGSEASLLFMPQRGNFSRGIFVTAYTRFTGSLDEAKAMYAGFYKDAPFTKVSDKEIHLKQVVNTNMCHLHLHKHEDILLITGAEDNLLKGASGQAVQNMNLMFGLPETEGLQLKASYF; translated from the coding sequence ATGATTAAAGCAGGAATTATAGGAGGTTCAGGATATACCGGAGGAGAGTTAATAAGGTTATTACTAAACCACCCTCAAGCAACCATAGATTTTGTATTCAGCACGACAAGGGCAGGAAAACCTTTAAGTGATGCTCATGAGGATCTGTTGGGGCTTAGCGATATAAAATTTACAGGAGAGATCAATCCGGAAATAGATGTCTTGTTCTTATGTCTCGGACATGGGAATTCATCAAGCTTTCTGAATAACTACAAGTTTTCTGAAAACACAAAGATCATAGACCTCAGTAACGATTTTAGATTGCAAAATGATGCCAGTTTCAACGGTATGGAGTTTGTTTACGGCCTACCCGAACTGAATAAAGAAAAAATTAAAAGCGCAAAACAGCTTGCTAACCCGGGTTGTTTTGCTACAGCTATTCAATTAGCACTTTTACCTCTTGCCGCTGACAAGCGTTTACAACAGGAAATACATGTTAATGCCGTTACCGGAAGTACCGGAGCAGGGGTCAGTCCATCTGCTACATCGCATTTTAGCTGGAGAAATAATAATATTTCATGGTATAAGCCTTTTACGCATCAACATCTGGGTGAAATTGGCGAAAGTCTGGCTTCCCTGCAAGGTTCAGAGGCTTCATTGCTCTTTATGCCGCAACGCGGAAATTTTTCCAGAGGAATTTTTGTAACGGCATATACCAGGTTTACAGGATCTTTGGACGAAGCTAAAGCAATGTACGCCGGCTTTTACAAAGATGCTCCTTTCACCAAGGTGTCGGACAAAGAAATTCACCTGAAACAAGTGGTAAACACAAACATGTGTCATTTGCACCTTCATAAGCACGAAGATATATTACTGATCACCGGCGCTGAAGACAATCTGCTGAAGGGAGCCAGCGGACAAGCTGTTCAAAACATGAATTTAATGTTTGGATTGCCAGAAACAGAAGGATTACAGTTAAAGGCAAGTTATTTTTAA